Proteins co-encoded in one Candidatus Nitrosacidococcus tergens genomic window:
- a CDS encoding type I-F CRISPR-associated protein Csy2, whose translation MDQYYLLLPMIKITNINWESSHLTCSLPLTAIAGFADCLVNFELVNHAPETNADLKGFAVCLHEGEIYDGLTKNPLALCKGNGNKPNEDDLINPPIIPELKGHATLSLVIKIEVENKSKMDDWIKERANQVLHVCRIAGGDIIQAGRAQIFDKKIELAKAMNKLPTGWFIKDRAELIAKEPDPFKALIDAVAWFSSENTPDSTEKQLKQRRYPGWLYATCVGYQLLEDPQDRLNRSHGVKDCDPVNHAYAEPAHSLAELIWVRKLLPLFSKETSNTDDNWLQGLLWDWKTHRESKTVYLSAK comes from the coding sequence ATGGATCAGTACTATTTATTATTACCTATGATAAAAATAACCAACATAAATTGGGAAAGTAGCCATCTGACGTGCTCCCTTCCTTTAACTGCTATTGCTGGATTTGCAGATTGTTTAGTTAATTTTGAGCTGGTAAACCACGCCCCTGAAACTAATGCAGATCTTAAAGGATTTGCGGTATGCCTTCATGAAGGGGAAATTTATGATGGACTGACAAAAAACCCCTTAGCCCTATGCAAAGGCAATGGAAATAAACCAAATGAAGACGATCTGATAAACCCACCTATTATTCCTGAACTCAAAGGCCACGCTACTCTAAGTTTAGTAATCAAAATTGAAGTAGAAAACAAATCTAAAATGGATGATTGGATTAAAGAAAGGGCAAATCAAGTGTTACATGTTTGCCGAATTGCTGGAGGAGATATTATTCAAGCAGGAAGAGCTCAGATTTTCGATAAAAAAATTGAGCTTGCTAAAGCCATGAATAAACTCCCTACTGGTTGGTTTATAAAAGACCGTGCAGAGCTTATTGCAAAAGAGCCTGATCCTTTTAAAGCTCTTATAGATGCGGTGGCTTGGTTTTCTTCTGAAAATACCCCAGACTCCACAGAAAAACAACTCAAACAACGCCGCTATCCCGGTTGGCTTTATGCTACCTGTGTGGGTTATCAGCTCCTCGAAGATCCTCAAGATCGCCTTAATCGCAGTCATGGTGTAAAGGATTGCGATCCAGTGAATCATGCCTATGCCGAACCTGCCCATAGCCTTGCAGAGCTTATTTGGGTGCGTAAATTGCTACCCCTATTCTCAAAAGAAACCTCTAATACTGATGATAATTGGCTTCAAGGATTACTTTGGGATTGGAAAACCCATAGGGAAAGTAAAACTGTCTATTTATCAGCAAAATAA
- a CDS encoding efflux RND transporter periplasmic adaptor subunit has product MEELEKLKITRHGDKNNKSQIKSPPKKKYKWLVIFVFLFISIISFLYIQFFHKGIKVKISTISQVYPAQNYTLFNATGYVVPQTKADIASKGTGQLEVLNVEEGDYIKKGDIIAQLENQDVLAAQAQAEANVAVAEAELLQAQTELENARIELARLVNLTKRKLATQSEYDAAEARYNTAKAVVQSAKAAIIAAKAAYRAAKVAVEYTLIRAPFNGVILEKHADVGDVIVPLSPATQSKGAVVSMADMSTLQVEADVSEANLMQVKIHQPCQIQFDAFPDKRIRGRVHMIVPTVDRSKATVLVKIGFIDQDERILPDMSARVSFLSQPLSPEDLTSRTTIPKAAIVTKNNQNYAFQIQGNTAHLIPLVLGENWGDSVVLKQGLNLDDEVVINPPEKLKDNARILPITD; this is encoded by the coding sequence ATGGAGGAGTTAGAAAAGCTAAAGATTACTCGCCATGGGGATAAAAATAATAAATCTCAAATAAAATCACCACCTAAAAAAAAGTATAAATGGTTAGTTATTTTTGTTTTTCTATTCATTAGTATTATATCTTTTCTTTATATTCAGTTTTTCCATAAGGGAATTAAGGTAAAAATTAGTACCATTTCCCAAGTCTATCCTGCTCAAAATTACACTCTGTTTAATGCCACTGGCTATGTAGTGCCTCAAACCAAAGCAGATATTGCTTCTAAAGGCACTGGGCAATTAGAAGTATTAAATGTTGAGGAAGGAGACTATATAAAAAAAGGAGATATTATTGCTCAGTTAGAAAACCAAGATGTACTGGCAGCACAAGCACAAGCTGAAGCTAATGTGGCTGTTGCCGAAGCTGAGTTATTACAAGCTCAAACTGAGCTAGAGAATGCAAGAATTGAGCTAGCTAGGTTAGTCAATTTAACAAAGAGAAAGCTTGCAACCCAATCTGAATATGATGCGGCTGAAGCTCGTTATAACACGGCAAAAGCAGTTGTTCAAAGTGCAAAAGCGGCTATTATTGCCGCTAAAGCAGCCTACCGAGCAGCTAAAGTTGCTGTAGAATATACTTTGATCCGTGCTCCCTTTAACGGGGTTATCTTGGAAAAACACGCTGATGTAGGTGATGTGATTGTTCCTCTCTCCCCAGCTACTCAATCGAAAGGAGCGGTAGTTTCTATGGCTGATATGAGTACCTTACAAGTAGAGGCAGATGTGTCAGAAGCTAACTTGATGCAAGTAAAAATCCACCAACCTTGCCAGATTCAGTTCGATGCCTTTCCGGATAAGCGTATTCGTGGTCGTGTTCATATGATTGTTCCCACCGTAGATCGCTCCAAAGCTACGGTACTGGTAAAAATTGGTTTTATTGATCAAGATGAACGAATTTTACCTGATATGAGTGCTAGAGTGTCCTTTCTTTCCCAACCTCTTTCACCAGAAGATTTAACCTCTCGTACTACCATTCCTAAAGCTGCTATCGTTACTAAAAATAATCAAAATTATGCCTTTCAGATTCAAGGTAATACTGCCCATTTAATTCCTTTAGTACTTGGAGAAAATTGGGGAGATTCTGTAGTGCTTAAACAAGGACTCAATCTAGATGATGAAGTTGTCATTAACCCACCGGAAAAACTTAAAGACAACGCTCGCATTCTCCCTATTACAGATTAG
- the csy3 gene encoding type I-F CRISPR-associated protein Csy3 gives MPSVEIPSLLNYTRSIVPSEGTFWINHHDPLIIQEKTVLGTIANYSGVYKGNKQQDEEAINKQMLAGDNNIQRIDSCHLPAGTDTFTLRFSLKFLANANAPESCNVPEFRNDLEEIAVLYKEKGGFTVLAERYFANLMNGKFLWRNRYGTQRTLTLKAPFHKDLKETSFDIIDEPHLPEDKIAQFQPWINHIADAFSGKIPFFILDVVAKITIGDGQEVYPSQEFVDKGSQGGKGGKSKTLFSVKVNGQQVAALHSQKIGNAIRTIDTWYPDASVDHPLAVDPFTVDKRRATTVRLPDKEKSDFYSLLKNPEELKNKLQAASNAKNLDGNLHYFMAVLIRGGVFSGEGKKDKK, from the coding sequence ATGCCATCTGTAGAAATCCCATCTTTACTCAATTACACCCGCAGCATTGTCCCGAGTGAAGGAACGTTTTGGATTAATCATCATGATCCTTTAATTATCCAAGAAAAAACAGTACTGGGTACCATTGCCAACTATAGTGGTGTCTATAAAGGAAACAAACAGCAAGACGAAGAGGCAATTAATAAACAAATGCTGGCAGGAGATAATAATATTCAACGAATAGATAGCTGCCACCTACCTGCTGGCACTGATACCTTTACCCTACGTTTTAGTCTTAAATTTCTAGCTAATGCTAATGCACCAGAGAGTTGTAATGTTCCAGAGTTTAGAAATGATCTAGAAGAAATTGCAGTGCTTTACAAAGAAAAAGGAGGATTTACTGTCCTTGCTGAGCGTTATTTTGCTAATTTAATGAATGGTAAATTTCTCTGGCGTAATCGTTATGGTACTCAGCGTACCCTCACTTTAAAGGCACCTTTTCATAAGGATTTAAAGGAAACTAGTTTTGATATTATTGATGAGCCCCATTTACCTGAAGATAAAATAGCTCAATTTCAGCCTTGGATTAATCATATCGCAGATGCTTTCAGTGGCAAAATCCCATTTTTTATCCTAGATGTTGTCGCTAAAATCACGATAGGCGATGGTCAAGAAGTTTATCCTAGCCAGGAGTTTGTGGATAAAGGATCTCAAGGAGGGAAGGGGGGAAAATCAAAAACTCTATTTTCAGTAAAGGTCAATGGGCAACAAGTAGCTGCTCTGCACAGCCAAAAAATTGGTAACGCTATTCGCACCATTGACACTTGGTATCCAGATGCTTCTGTAGATCATCCATTAGCGGTAGATCCTTTCACGGTAGACAAGCGCAGAGCCACTACTGTGCGTTTGCCAGATAAGGAAAAATCAGATTTTTACAGCCTACTTAAAAATCCTGAAGAATTAAAAAATAAGCTTCAAGCCGCCTCAAATGCCAAAAATCTTGATGGTAATCTTCATTATTTTATGGCAGTCCTCATTCGAGGTGGAGTCTTTAGTGGCGAGGGTAAAAAAGATAAAAAATAG
- a CDS encoding Gfo/Idh/MocA family protein: MAFKQEKIRTAVIGVGYLGKFHAQKYAHLPHSDFIAVVDIDDDSAHRTAQEYGVLAFTDYRDLFGKVDAVSIVVPTEYHYQVTKDCLEAGIHILLEKPITPTLEQADALIQIAKENKLIFQIGHLERFNATTLALKEFIDNPRFIESHRLALFNPRGTDVSVILDLMIHDIDIILSIVNAPVKEIRANGESVLTRDTDIANARILFKNNCVANVTASRISMKIQRKMRIFQKNAYISVDFLKKKLSIFRKGTRESFPGIPEITSKVHYFDRSDAIMSEIDSFLQTIITHSNPVVGGQEGREALAVALQISHLLKN; encoded by the coding sequence ATGGCTTTTAAGCAGGAAAAAATAAGAACAGCAGTAATTGGAGTAGGCTATTTAGGGAAATTTCACGCCCAAAAATATGCTCACTTACCTCATTCAGATTTTATCGCTGTTGTAGATATTGACGATGATTCAGCCCACCGCACTGCCCAAGAGTATGGTGTGCTCGCTTTTACTGATTATCGTGATTTATTTGGAAAAGTAGATGCAGTTAGTATCGTAGTTCCTACCGAGTATCACTATCAAGTGACTAAGGACTGTTTAGAAGCAGGTATCCATATCCTATTAGAAAAACCTATTACTCCTACCCTTGAACAAGCCGATGCTCTCATTCAGATAGCAAAAGAAAATAAATTGATTTTTCAAATAGGGCACTTAGAACGATTTAATGCAACCACCCTTGCCCTTAAGGAATTTATTGACAATCCGAGGTTTATTGAATCTCATAGACTTGCCCTTTTTAATCCTAGAGGAACAGACGTTAGCGTCATATTGGATTTAATGATTCATGATATTGATATTATTTTAAGCATCGTCAACGCACCTGTTAAAGAAATTCGTGCTAATGGAGAATCGGTACTTACTCGAGATACAGATATTGCTAACGCTCGGATTTTGTTTAAAAATAACTGTGTTGCTAATGTAACCGCTAGTCGAATCAGTATGAAAATACAACGTAAAATGAGAATCTTTCAAAAAAATGCTTATATTTCCGTAGACTTTCTTAAAAAGAAGTTAAGTATTTTCCGTAAAGGTACAAGAGAATCTTTTCCAGGAATACCAGAAATTACAAGTAAGGTACATTATTTTGATCGTAGTGATGCAATTATGTCTGAAATTGATTCTTTTTTACAGACCATCATCACACATAGTAACCCAGTAGTAGGTGGACAAGAAGGTAGGGAAGCACTTGCAGTAGCACTTCAAATTAGCCATCTACTTAAAAATTAA
- a CDS encoding alpha/beta fold hydrolase, whose product MPFYYQSQGEGAPLVILHGLFGSMGNWRSIASKLSSDFKVITLDLPNHGYSPAQDFFNYQTLAQDIAYFLIENNFSPAILLGHSFGGKIAMQCALDFPNQVSGLIVVDIAPRAYNPSHNFIFDALISLDLSYYGSRSEIDKALSLKIPDMKVRQFLLMNLEKTKESYSWRINLVNLRNNYQAICAPITGNYPYKGKNLFIKGENSSYIAADDEQEIYCWFPYGSIYSIPNTDHWVHADSPKLFLEAILAFLK is encoded by the coding sequence ATGCCATTTTATTATCAATCTCAAGGGGAAGGTGCTCCTTTAGTTATCTTACATGGTCTATTTGGTTCTATGGGTAACTGGCGTAGTATAGCATCTAAATTATCAAGTGATTTCAAGGTAATTACGCTTGATTTACCTAACCATGGTTATTCTCCTGCACAGGATTTTTTTAACTATCAGACCTTAGCACAAGATATTGCTTATTTTCTAATTGAAAATAACTTTAGTCCAGCTATTTTACTTGGTCATTCTTTTGGTGGAAAAATTGCGATGCAATGTGCTTTAGATTTTCCCAATCAGGTAAGTGGTCTAATTGTAGTAGATATTGCTCCTAGAGCTTATAATCCCTCTCATAATTTTATTTTTGATGCCTTAATCTCATTAGATCTTTCGTACTACGGCAGCCGATCTGAGATTGATAAAGCTCTTTCTTTAAAGATTCCGGATATGAAAGTACGGCAGTTTTTATTAATGAACTTAGAGAAAACCAAAGAATCTTATTCTTGGCGTATTAATCTGGTTAATTTAAGGAATAATTATCAAGCAATTTGTGCACCTATTACAGGAAACTACCCGTATAAAGGTAAAAATTTGTTTATAAAGGGAGAAAATTCTAGCTATATTGCTGCAGATGATGAACAAGAAATTTATTGTTGGTTTCCTTATGGAAGTATTTACTCTATCCCTAATACAGACCATTGGGTGCATGCCGATTCCCCTAAGTTATTTTTAGAGGCTATACTAGCATTTCTAAAATAA
- a CDS encoding ABC transporter permease, translating to MKIPFIYIIRNLWTRKLTTLLTAIGMSLVVFVFTTVLMLSAGLKETLVATGSPDNMIVLRHAAETEVQSTIDREQAGIITSLPKIAYDSQGEGLISKELIVLIVLPKKMTGKPSNVTVRGISSAGLALRPQIRLVEGRMFRPGASEVIVGNKLAESFSHTHVGDKIHLGMNEWTIVGIFDGGKTGFSSEVWGDVNQLMQAFRRNAYSSIIFKLADPNAFEQTKTLLESDQRLTILAKREITFYAEQSEMMSRFLKVLGISLSIIFSIGAMIGAMITMYASVANRTIEIGTLRALGFPRSSILSAFLLESLALSLIGGAIGLFIASFMQFFTISTMNWQTFSELAFSFILTEKIMEQAIIFSLFMGLLGGFLPAVRAARMNIVDSLRSA from the coding sequence ATGAAGATCCCCTTTATCTACATTATTCGTAATCTTTGGACACGTAAGCTTACTACCCTACTGACTGCTATTGGTATGAGTCTAGTGGTTTTCGTTTTTACCACTGTATTGATGCTCTCTGCTGGCTTAAAAGAAACCTTAGTTGCTACTGGCAGTCCAGATAACATGATCGTACTTCGCCATGCAGCAGAAACCGAAGTACAAAGTACTATTGATCGAGAACAAGCAGGAATCATTACTAGCCTACCTAAAATAGCTTATGACTCTCAAGGCGAAGGACTCATTTCAAAAGAGCTCATTGTATTGATTGTGCTACCTAAAAAAATGACCGGTAAGCCATCTAATGTCACCGTTCGGGGGATTTCTAGTGCAGGACTGGCATTACGCCCCCAAATTCGGCTTGTTGAAGGAAGAATGTTTCGCCCCGGAGCAAGTGAAGTCATTGTAGGTAATAAATTGGCTGAAAGCTTTAGCCATACCCATGTGGGAGATAAAATTCATCTTGGTATGAATGAATGGACTATTGTGGGTATTTTTGATGGAGGGAAAACTGGATTTAGCTCTGAAGTATGGGGGGATGTAAATCAACTCATGCAAGCCTTTCGTCGTAATGCTTATTCTTCTATTATTTTTAAACTAGCCGATCCTAATGCTTTTGAACAAACTAAAACCCTTTTAGAAAGCGATCAACGGTTGACCATTTTAGCAAAACGAGAAATTACCTTTTATGCTGAACAATCAGAAATGATGTCTCGATTTTTAAAAGTCTTAGGGATATCTTTGAGTATTATTTTTTCCATTGGTGCCATGATTGGTGCCATGATTACCATGTATGCATCAGTAGCAAACCGTACCATAGAAATTGGCACTCTTCGTGCCCTTGGTTTTCCAAGAAGCAGCATTTTATCTGCTTTTCTTTTAGAATCCCTTGCTTTGAGTCTAATTGGTGGTGCAATAGGCTTATTTATTGCTTCATTTATGCAATTTTTTACGATTTCCACCATGAATTGGCAAACCTTTTCTGAGCTTGCCTTTAGCTTTATTCTGACAGAGAAAATTATGGAGCAAGCTATCATTTTCTCTTTATTTATGGGATTGCTAGGCGGATTTTTACCTGCAGTCCGTGCAGCAAGAATGAATATTGTAGATTCTTTACGATCTGCTTAG
- the cas6f gene encoding type I-F CRISPR-associated endoribonuclease Cas6/Csy4 codes for MFSEYVEIHTQGESEDTHFILSKLFTRIHGILKSHSLNIALGFPDLKEYSPGKLIRCFGVVKDLAQLEKNDGLLHLEKRNMISINSIASVPKDHDKIAYRRLREPEKAINGFKKRLSLRNQKRESIPHLKNNTNETEEKEKIKRPPYLILERNGQKLPIHIGTERLKLDSDLCQFNTYGFAKKIKECYAAIPFF; via the coding sequence ATGTTTTCAGAATATGTTGAAATTCATACTCAAGGGGAGTCAGAAGACACTCACTTTATCTTAAGCAAGCTATTTACTCGGATTCATGGCATTTTAAAATCCCACTCTCTTAATATTGCTTTAGGATTTCCGGATCTAAAAGAATATTCGCCAGGCAAACTCATCCGTTGTTTTGGTGTTGTTAAAGATTTGGCTCAGTTAGAGAAAAATGATGGGCTACTTCATCTTGAAAAGAGGAATATGATTTCAATTAATTCCATTGCCAGCGTACCTAAAGATCATGACAAAATAGCCTATCGCCGATTACGAGAGCCAGAAAAAGCAATCAATGGATTTAAAAAACGGCTTAGTCTTCGTAATCAGAAAAGGGAGAGCATACCTCATTTAAAAAACAACACAAATGAAACCGAAGAAAAGGAGAAAATAAAACGACCACCCTATTTAATTTTAGAACGTAACGGGCAGAAACTACCAATTCATATTGGCACGGAAAGGCTAAAACTTGATTCAGATCTTTGCCAATTTAATACCTATGGATTTGCAAAAAAGATAAAAGAGTGCTATGCAGCGATTCCTTTCTTTTAA
- a CDS encoding type I-F CRISPR-associated protein Csy1 codes for MFIENLNQHLNTDKKSTKDFKASLLRHSNDPISVTENETPLLLKIVLSLTYGGIPPDKEWEILLNEPAMEERAKEALRTKVIDKITGGEFIWAALTADIGTHHPKSRNDKISSGSIIAHNLTPPPKELGLVTSAYLKNIRNFSGSGNGAYVAHYQWLSFTYQDANGVLSILERVVKQDHTLKQTLLDLGISAEDWDSFHQAVANHLSASNNAPLDRQLKQIFVPDPTCNGDDYLVISPLPATRMVAAFKQYREKLREESAHVVTSSLKVGGTKPQNAGSLINELGGNLHLLKMTIPSAHSNNNYYRRLKQLTTSNAPYLFLPMVKRETEKLEAWLEKDWNITYGNRQDYLDQLEKKISAWITPELEAQDQFLSWITSDTPDAIKARENLETKKLPHWVNVWLGLSSLPISSQQLTQALQNDAYQALKFKSLLDDVLYQLVTDALNRLINYLHH; via the coding sequence ATGTTTATAGAAAACTTAAACCAACATCTTAACACTGATAAAAAATCTACTAAAGATTTTAAAGCCAGTCTTCTGAGACATAGTAACGATCCTATTTCTGTTACAGAGAATGAAACCCCTTTACTGCTTAAAATTGTTTTGAGCCTGACTTATGGAGGTATTCCTCCAGATAAAGAGTGGGAAATATTACTAAATGAACCAGCAATGGAGGAGAGGGCAAAAGAAGCTTTAAGAACTAAAGTCATTGATAAAATCACAGGAGGAGAATTTATTTGGGCTGCATTGACGGCAGATATAGGTACCCATCATCCCAAATCCCGTAACGATAAAATTAGTTCTGGTTCAATTATTGCTCATAACTTAACACCCCCTCCTAAAGAACTAGGCTTAGTCACTTCTGCGTATCTTAAAAATATTCGAAATTTTTCTGGATCAGGCAATGGAGCTTATGTTGCGCACTATCAATGGCTTAGCTTTACTTATCAAGACGCTAATGGCGTATTGAGTATACTTGAGCGAGTAGTAAAGCAAGATCACACCTTAAAACAAACCCTATTAGATCTTGGAATTTCTGCAGAAGACTGGGATTCTTTTCATCAAGCCGTAGCCAATCACTTAAGTGCTTCTAATAATGCACCGTTAGATCGCCAGTTGAAACAAATTTTTGTACCTGACCCTACCTGCAATGGAGATGATTATCTTGTGATCAGTCCGTTACCTGCTACTAGGATGGTGGCTGCCTTCAAGCAATACCGAGAAAAGCTACGAGAAGAATCTGCTCATGTTGTTACCTCTTCATTAAAGGTAGGCGGTACTAAACCACAAAATGCAGGAAGTTTAATCAATGAGCTAGGAGGGAATTTACACTTACTTAAAATGACTATTCCTAGTGCTCATTCAAACAATAATTATTATCGACGATTAAAACAATTGACTACCTCAAATGCTCCTTATTTATTTTTACCTATGGTAAAACGAGAAACAGAAAAACTAGAAGCTTGGTTAGAAAAAGATTGGAATATAACTTATGGTAATCGCCAAGATTACTTAGATCAGCTTGAGAAAAAAATTTCAGCATGGATTACTCCAGAATTAGAAGCACAAGATCAGTTTTTAAGCTGGATTACCAGTGATACTCCTGATGCAATTAAAGCTAGAGAAAATCTAGAAACTAAGAAATTACCTCATTGGGTAAATGTTTGGCTTGGATTAAGTAGCTTACCTATCAGCAGCCAGCAGCTTACTCAAGCACTACAAAATGATGCGTATCAAGCCCTAAAATTTAAATCTCTACTAGATGATGTTCTCTACCAGCTAGTTACAGATGCACTCAACCGTTTAATTAATTACTTACACCACTAG
- a CDS encoding DedA family protein, whose protein sequence is MLSHFLSFFLHFDTHLGTMLAQYGIWVYAILFLIIFIETGLVIMPLLPGDSLLFTVGVFTAHEDGLNIWIAFILLITAAILGDTVNYTIGKLFGYKVLDWHFRGKPLVNPKYLNKTHNFFEQYGAKTIILARFVPIVRTFAPFVAGIGYMHYRKFISYNVVGGGLWVLLLIFAGYWFGNNTFVKNNFEKVILGIIFLSILPMVIEIARAKWQKVKKIS, encoded by the coding sequence ATGTTAAGCCATTTCTTGAGTTTCTTTCTCCATTTTGATACTCACTTGGGTACTATGCTTGCTCAGTATGGAATATGGGTATATGCAATTTTATTTTTAATCATTTTTATTGAAACTGGTCTAGTAATTATGCCTCTTCTTCCTGGAGATTCCTTACTATTTACTGTAGGTGTTTTTACAGCCCATGAAGATGGATTAAATATATGGATAGCATTTATTTTACTCATTACTGCAGCTATTTTAGGAGATACTGTTAATTATACTATTGGCAAACTATTTGGGTATAAAGTATTAGATTGGCACTTTAGAGGAAAGCCGCTAGTTAATCCTAAATATTTAAATAAAACTCATAATTTTTTTGAGCAATATGGAGCAAAAACGATTATTCTAGCCCGCTTTGTTCCCATTGTAAGAACCTTTGCTCCATTTGTTGCTGGTATTGGCTATATGCACTATAGGAAATTTATTTCCTACAACGTTGTTGGTGGTGGTCTATGGGTTCTATTACTTATCTTTGCTGGCTATTGGTTTGGAAATAACACCTTTGTAAAAAATAATTTTGAAAAAGTTATTTTAGGTATTATTTTCCTCTCTATCCTGCCTATGGTGATAGAAATTGCTAGAGCAAAGTGGCAGAAAGTAAAAAAAATAAGCTAA
- a CDS encoding ABC transporter ATP-binding protein — MVEIKGISKFYQRGNQTVPVLENINLTIADGEFIALMGPSGSGKSTLLNLIAGIDTPSSGHLYVDGIDIATLAEKDLARWRADHVGFIFQFYNLMPVLTAHENVELPLSLTDLTRKERKEHAALVLTIVGLKDRMDHYPSQLSGGQQQRVAIARALVTDPTLIVADEPTGDLDRESAKDILKLLQQLNQDLGKTIVMVTHDQTAADCAHLVKHLDKGVLNQ; from the coding sequence ATGGTAGAAATAAAAGGAATCAGTAAATTCTATCAACGGGGTAATCAAACCGTACCTGTCCTTGAAAATATTAATTTAACCATTGCCGATGGTGAATTTATTGCTTTGATGGGTCCTTCTGGCTCTGGAAAAAGTACCTTACTAAATTTAATAGCTGGGATTGATACGCCAAGCAGTGGTCATTTATATGTAGATGGGATAGATATTGCTACCTTAGCAGAAAAAGATTTAGCACGGTGGCGAGCAGATCACGTAGGGTTTATTTTCCAGTTTTATAATTTAATGCCGGTACTTACCGCGCATGAAAATGTGGAGTTACCTTTATCCCTCACTGACCTAACTCGTAAAGAAAGAAAGGAACATGCAGCTCTAGTACTTACTATTGTTGGACTTAAAGATCGCATGGATCACTACCCTTCTCAACTTTCAGGTGGACAGCAACAGCGGGTGGCTATTGCCCGTGCTTTAGTGACTGATCCTACCCTCATTGTAGCCGATGAGCCTACGGGAGATTTAGATCGGGAATCAGCAAAAGATATTCTTAAATTGCTACAGCAACTCAATCAAGATCTAGGCAAAACTATTGTTATGGTCACCCACGATCAAACAGCTGCAGATTGTGCTCACTTAGTGAAACATTTGGATAAGGGAGTGCTTAACCAGTAA
- a CDS encoding ABC transporter permease, with the protein MSHLLLLITRNAFRQKLRTLLTLIGIVIAIIAFGLLRTVVDAWYGKAESASAARLITRNAISLLFPLPLSYKNKIQQTKGVSAMSYSVWFGGIYISEKNFFPQFAIEPRSYLDLYPEYVLPPDQKKAFFLDRQGAVAGERLANKYGWKIGDTIPIRGVIYPGNWNFVLRGIYRGETKGVDETLFMFHWQHLNERIKEDKATNENIDHVGIYIVGLENSSQAAKISQEIDSQFKNSPAETLTETEKVFQLSFVAMTEAIVTVIKIVSFLVIIIIMAIMANTMAMNARERKREYATLKALGFSGKYIALLVYGESLIIAITGGILGLILLYPTAHIFVTKIGTFFPIFRVTIQTAWLSIGAAIMVGISAAAIPAWRGATTPILSGFRDIG; encoded by the coding sequence ATGTCTCACTTACTGTTATTAATTACTCGCAATGCCTTTCGGCAAAAATTGAGAACCCTACTTACCCTAATTGGTATTGTGATTGCTATTATTGCTTTTGGTTTATTACGTACGGTAGTAGATGCTTGGTATGGCAAAGCTGAATCGGCTTCAGCTGCACGCTTAATTACCCGCAATGCTATCTCTCTACTTTTTCCCCTGCCTTTAAGTTATAAAAACAAAATTCAACAAACCAAAGGGGTATCAGCCATGAGTTATTCTGTTTGGTTTGGGGGTATTTATATTAGTGAAAAAAACTTTTTTCCCCAATTTGCCATTGAGCCTCGAAGCTATCTCGATCTTTATCCTGAGTATGTACTTCCTCCCGATCAGAAAAAAGCCTTTTTCCTTGATCGACAGGGAGCGGTAGCTGGAGAGCGGTTGGCCAATAAATATGGCTGGAAAATTGGAGATACGATCCCAATTCGAGGCGTGATTTACCCCGGAAACTGGAATTTTGTCCTTCGAGGAATTTACCGAGGAGAGACTAAGGGAGTAGATGAAACTCTATTTATGTTTCATTGGCAACATTTAAACGAGCGGATCAAAGAAGATAAAGCGACTAATGAAAACATAGATCATGTAGGAATTTATATCGTTGGATTAGAGAATTCTAGCCAAGCGGCTAAAATTTCTCAGGAAATTGATAGCCAGTTTAAAAATTCCCCTGCAGAAACCCTAACTGAAACGGAAAAAGTCTTTCAACTTAGTTTTGTTGCCATGACAGAAGCCATTGTTACCGTAATTAAAATTGTTTCATTTCTGGTAATTATCATCATAATGGCAATTATGGCAAATACGATGGCAATGAATGCTAGAGAACGAAAACGGGAATATGCTACCTTAAAGGCACTCGGGTTTTCTGGCAAATACATTGCCCTACTCGTGTACGGGGAATCTTTAATTATTGCTATCACAGGAGGAATTTTAGGACTGATTCTTCTTTACCCTACTGCTCATATTTTTGTCACTAAAATAGGTACTTTCTTTCCCATTTTCAGAGTAACCATCCAAACTGCTTGGCTCTCTATTGGAGCTGCTATTATGGTAGGTATAAGTGCAGCAGCAATTCCTGCTTGGCGTGGAGCGACTACGCCTATCCTAAGCGGTTTTCGAGATATTGGCTAG